A single genomic interval of Nocardia bhagyanarayanae harbors:
- a CDS encoding SDR family oxidoreductase: protein MATTAPLPEERTGAPLRAVVTGSDSGIGAAVAVALAGGGADVGITFHTDAEGADRTAEEARERGVTAAVRQLDLGDLPTSAAVIDELADELGGLDVLVNCAGTGSAQKAMDMDFDTWRHVLSVDLDGAFLCSQRAAKHMIEGGHGGRIINITSVHEHAPLVGAAPYCAAKAGLGALTKVLALELAEHDITVNSVAPGEISTPMTGQEEVDPRTQPRPGVPLGRPGHAREVASVVAFLATPAAGYVTGASFVVDGGMLLMGPQASVMLDDEKWRQV from the coding sequence ATGGCTACTACAGCTCCGCTTCCCGAAGAACGTACGGGCGCGCCGCTGCGCGCCGTGGTGACCGGGTCGGACTCCGGTATCGGCGCGGCGGTGGCCGTCGCGCTGGCCGGTGGCGGCGCCGACGTGGGCATCACTTTCCACACCGACGCCGAGGGCGCCGACCGGACCGCCGAGGAGGCCCGCGAGCGCGGCGTCACGGCGGCCGTGCGACAGCTCGATCTCGGCGACCTGCCCACCTCCGCCGCGGTCATCGATGAGCTGGCCGACGAACTCGGCGGCTTGGACGTCCTGGTCAACTGCGCGGGAACGGGTTCCGCGCAGAAGGCCATGGACATGGACTTCGACACCTGGCGCCACGTGCTCTCGGTCGATCTGGACGGTGCGTTCCTGTGTTCGCAGCGCGCCGCCAAACACATGATCGAGGGCGGGCACGGCGGCCGCATCATCAACATCACCAGCGTGCACGAGCACGCGCCGCTGGTCGGCGCGGCGCCGTACTGCGCGGCCAAAGCCGGGCTCGGCGCGTTGACCAAGGTCTTGGCCCTGGAACTCGCCGAGCACGATATCACGGTCAATTCCGTTGCGCCGGGGGAGATTTCGACGCCGATGACGGGGCAGGAGGAGGTGGACCCGCGCACGCAGCCACGCCCCGGCGTTCCGCTCGGCCGCCCCGGTCACGCGCGGGAGGTCGCGTCCGTCGTCGCGTTCCTGGCCACACCCGCCGCGGGTTACGTGACCGGCGCGTCGTTCGTGGTGGACGGCGGGATGCTGCTGATGGGGCCGCAGGCCAGCGTGATGCTCGACGACGAGAAGTGGCGCCAGGTCTGA